In Stieleria varia, one genomic interval encodes:
- a CDS encoding hydrolase: MERKRIIYIDVDDTLIRTFGTKQIPMTSCVDYVRRMHADGHTLYCWSRGGAEYSRDVAASLGIDECFLGFLPKPDVVLDDRGADLLDYCEFILPSNASNH, from the coding sequence TTGGAACGTAAACGCATCATTTACATCGACGTCGATGACACGCTGATCCGAACGTTCGGCACAAAGCAGATCCCGATGACGTCATGTGTGGACTACGTTCGTCGAATGCATGCCGATGGTCACACACTCTATTGTTGGAGTCGCGGCGGCGCTGAATACTCGCGTGATGTTGCTGCCTCTCTCGGCATTGACGAGTGCTTTTTGGGTTTCCTACCCAAACCCGACGTTGTGCTCGATGACCGTGGTGCCGACTTACTGGACTATTGCGAGTTCATCCTTCCGTCGAATGCATCGAATCACTGA